A genomic stretch from Setaria italica strain Yugu1 chromosome VII, Setaria_italica_v2.0, whole genome shotgun sequence includes:
- the LOC101758720 gene encoding 40S ribosomal protein S27 — translation MVLQNDIDLLNPPAELEKLKHKKKRLVQSPNSFFMDVKCQGCFSITTVFSHSQTVVVCPGCQTVLCQPTGGKARLTEGCSFRRKGD, via the exons ATG GTGCTCCAGAACGACATCGACCTGCTCAACCCGCCGGCGGAGCTCGAGAAGCTCAAGCACAAGAAGAAGCGCCTCGTCCAGTCCCCCAACTCCTTCTTCATG GATGTCAAGTGCCAGGGCTGTTTCAGCAT AACCACTGTGTTCAGCCACTCCCAGACCGTTGTGGTGTGCCCAGGCTGCCAGACGGTGCTCTGCCAACCTACCGGTGGGAAGGCCAGGCTCACCGAGGGCTGCTCCTTCCGCCGCAAGGGCGACTAG